In Arthrobacter citreus, a single genomic region encodes these proteins:
- a CDS encoding DUF488 domain-containing protein has protein sequence MNITTIGFSKKSLRTFSTMLQQNRVTHLIDTRLHNTSQLAGYAKKDDLQFVMRLLNIQYTHDTDLAPTEELLKAIKKKEIEWNDFEKDFLNLIQNRKIEKKINDFTSIGVPCFLCSEEKPHHCHRKLVVEYLREFDHRFEIIHL, from the coding sequence ATGAACATAACAACAATCGGTTTCTCAAAAAAATCTTTAAGAACCTTCTCAACAATGCTTCAACAAAATAGAGTTACTCATCTAATTGATACTCGGCTACATAACACATCACAACTAGCAGGATACGCCAAAAAAGACGACTTACAATTTGTAATGCGTCTATTAAATATTCAATACACACATGACACAGATTTAGCACCAACAGAAGAATTACTTAAAGCAATTAAGAAAAAAGAAATCGAGTGGAATGACTTCGAAAAAGACTTTTTGAACTTGATTCAAAACCGTAAAATTGAAAAAAAAATAAACGATTTTACAAGTATTGGCGTTCCATGCTTTTTATGTAGCGAAGAAAAACCACACCATTGTCATCGTAAATTAGTAGTAGAATACTTAAGAGAATTTGATCATCGTTTTGAAATTATTCATTTATAA
- the gabT gene encoding 4-aminobutyrate--2-oxoglutarate transaminase, translating to MADRKFVKIQTSIPGPKSQELLARRNKVVPKAISNNSEAFVKKAKGALVEDIDGNTFIDFAGAIGTLNVGHSHPRVVRALQGQAGDYIHTGFNVMMYESYIQLAERLAEISPGDFDKQVAFFNSGAEAVENAVKIARKYTKRQGIISFTRGFHGRTLMTMTMTSKVKPYKYGFGPFAPEVYKAPYPYVYRRPEQMNEKEYSNFIIEQFEQFLIAEVAPETIAAVVMEPIQGEGGFIVPDLDFVKRVREICTQYGILFVADEIQTGFARTGKYFAIEHFGVEPDLITISKSMGAGVPISGVIGRKEIMEASDSGEIGGTYSGSPLGCRAALAVLDIIEEEELNDRAVVIGEKVNEKMNQWAERFEQIGDIRGIGAMCAMEIVTNKKDKTPDKATVGKIVKEANNRGLMLLSAGIFGNVIRLLMPLTITDEQLEEGLDILRESIEAVLVPELQLEVN from the coding sequence ATGGCAGATCGAAAATTTGTTAAAATCCAAACTTCAATTCCAGGACCAAAATCACAAGAGCTGCTTGCTCGAAGAAATAAAGTGGTTCCAAAAGCAATTAGTAATAATAGTGAAGCATTCGTAAAAAAGGCAAAAGGTGCACTAGTTGAGGATATTGATGGCAATACGTTTATTGACTTTGCTGGTGCAATTGGAACTCTAAATGTGGGACATTCCCATCCTAGAGTAGTAAGAGCACTTCAAGGACAAGCCGGTGATTATATTCATACAGGCTTTAATGTCATGATGTATGAATCTTATATTCAACTTGCTGAAAGACTAGCCGAAATTTCGCCTGGGGATTTCGATAAACAAGTAGCATTTTTTAATAGTGGTGCAGAAGCAGTTGAAAATGCAGTGAAAATTGCTAGAAAATATACAAAGCGTCAAGGCATCATTTCGTTTACTAGAGGATTCCACGGTCGTACTTTAATGACGATGACAATGACAAGTAAAGTTAAGCCATACAAATATGGATTTGGACCATTTGCTCCGGAAGTGTATAAAGCACCTTATCCATACGTATATCGTCGTCCAGAACAAATGAATGAAAAAGAATATAGTAATTTCATCATTGAACAATTTGAGCAGTTCCTAATTGCAGAAGTGGCACCAGAAACAATTGCTGCTGTTGTAATGGAACCAATTCAAGGCGAAGGCGGCTTTATTGTTCCGGATCTTGATTTTGTTAAAAGAGTTAGAGAAATTTGTACGCAGTATGGCATATTGTTTGTAGCAGATGAAATTCAAACTGGATTCGCTAGAACAGGTAAATATTTTGCGATCGAGCACTTTGGAGTTGAGCCTGATTTAATTACGATTTCAAAATCAATGGGTGCAGGAGTACCTATTAGTGGCGTAATTGGTAGAAAAGAAATAATGGAAGCTTCTGATAGTGGTGAAATAGGCGGAACATATTCTGGTAGTCCACTTGGATGCCGTGCTGCATTAGCAGTACTCGACATCATTGAAGAAGAAGAATTAAATGATCGAGCTGTTGTCATTGGTGAAAAGGTTAATGAGAAAATGAACCAATGGGCAGAACGATTTGAACAAATTGGCGATATTCGTGGAATTGGCGCAATGTGTGCGATGGAGATTGTCACAAATAAAAAGGATAAAACACCAGATAAAGCTACAGTTGGAAAGATTGTAAAAGAAGCAAATAACAGAGGGTTAATGTTATTAAGCGCAGGAATTTTTGGTAACGTGATTCGTTTATTAATGCCACTTACGATTACTGATGAGCAGCTTGAAGAAGGGCTAGATATTTTAAGAGAGTCCATCGAGGCTGTATTAGTTCCAGAACTTCAATTGGAGGTAAACTAA
- the cydB gene encoding cytochrome d ubiquinol oxidase subunit II has translation MLETTWFILIAVLFIGFFFLEGFDFGVGMLLPFIGKSDTDRRIIINTIGPFWDGNEVWFITAGGAMFAAFPNWYATLFSGFYMALFLMLLALIGRGVAFEFRSKQKSPAWRSTWDWIIFFGSLLPPFLWGVALANLMRGVPIDSKMNYVGTFWDLISVFSVTGGISIVLLFLLHGALFICLKTVGELREKAFSVALKIGMWTTTFMSIFIILAYFQTDFFTRYGVVPGAIPILSGITLFSVRYFIKIKREGWAFIMTGLTIVFSTITVFLDLFPRVMISSIDPAYSLTIYNASSSPYTLKIMTIVAFSTIPFVLAYQIWTYWVFRKRVTSSDLEY, from the coding sequence ATGTTAGAGACCACATGGTTTATTTTAATAGCCGTTCTATTTATCGGATTTTTTTTCCTAGAAGGCTTCGATTTTGGCGTTGGAATGCTATTACCGTTTATCGGTAAAAGTGATACAGATCGGAGAATAATCATTAATACGATAGGTCCATTTTGGGATGGGAATGAAGTATGGTTTATTACCGCTGGAGGTGCAATGTTTGCAGCTTTTCCAAATTGGTATGCTACCCTGTTTAGCGGTTTTTATATGGCTCTCTTTTTAATGCTATTAGCTTTGATTGGTCGAGGAGTCGCATTTGAGTTTCGTAGCAAACAAAAAAGCCCAGCTTGGCGTTCAACTTGGGATTGGATTATTTTTTTCGGTAGCTTATTGCCTCCATTCTTATGGGGAGTTGCACTTGCCAATTTAATGCGAGGCGTTCCAATTGATTCTAAAATGAATTATGTTGGTACGTTTTGGGACTTAATCAGTGTTTTTTCAGTGACTGGCGGAATTAGTATTGTACTACTGTTTCTTCTACATGGAGCGTTATTTATCTGTCTTAAAACGGTAGGCGAACTAAGAGAAAAAGCTTTCTCAGTGGCTCTTAAAATTGGTATGTGGACCACTACATTTATGTCTATTTTTATTATACTAGCTTATTTTCAAACAGACTTTTTTACGCGCTACGGTGTCGTTCCAGGAGCGATTCCGATTTTATCCGGGATCACATTATTTTCTGTCCGCTATTTTATTAAAATTAAACGTGAAGGCTGGGCATTTATAATGACCGGTTTAACAATTGTCTTTTCAACTATTACCGTTTTTTTAGATTTATTCCCAAGAGTTATGATCAGTTCGATTGATCCTGCTTATTCTTTAACGATTTATAATGCTTCATCAAGTCCTTATACTTTAAAAATCATGACAATTGTTGCGTTTTCTACAATTCCATTTGTGCTTGCGTATCAAATTTGGACATACTGGGTGTTTCGAAAGCGAGTTACTTCATCTGATTTAGAGTATTGA
- a CDS encoding CoA transferase, with protein sequence MPGALHGVKIIDLTRVLAGPFCTMILGDLGAEVIKVESINIGDETRGWGPPFVEGESAYYLCANRNKQGITLNLKSEQGKEILKKLISEADVVVQNFKPGTLKKLGFGYEDLKKIKGDIILASISGFGSVGPSSSLPGYDYIIQAMSGLMSITGEKEAEPTKVGVAISDVLTGLFTCIGILASLQHRSRTGEGQEIDISLFDSQLAALVNVASNYLCSGIVPERMGNHHPNIVPYQVFTASDGELVIAVGNDEQFKRFALLIDEPTLLNETFKTNTSRLQHRKLIEQLIQNKLKTKTKNEWKELLDQNGIPNGPINNVSEALQSEQAKSRDMVLDVNHPYIKDLKLVGSPLKLSKTPVEVLRHPPLHGEHTDEIMSKLGYSRIEIEEMKLNKTI encoded by the coding sequence TTGCCGGGTGCATTACATGGAGTTAAAATCATTGATTTAACAAGAGTGCTAGCCGGTCCCTTTTGTACGATGATCCTTGGGGATTTGGGGGCCGAGGTCATAAAAGTAGAAAGTATAAATATTGGTGATGAAACAAGAGGATGGGGGCCACCTTTCGTGGAAGGTGAAAGCGCTTATTATTTATGTGCAAACCGCAATAAGCAGGGCATCACCTTGAACTTAAAAAGTGAGCAAGGTAAAGAAATTTTAAAAAAGCTAATTTCAGAGGCTGATGTAGTTGTTCAAAATTTCAAACCTGGCACATTGAAGAAGCTAGGCTTTGGCTATGAAGATTTGAAAAAAATAAAAGGTGACATTATATTAGCTTCCATTAGTGGATTTGGCAGTGTAGGGCCGAGTTCAAGTCTACCGGGATATGATTATATCATTCAAGCAATGTCTGGTTTAATGAGCATTACAGGCGAGAAAGAAGCAGAGCCAACAAAGGTAGGAGTAGCTATTTCTGACGTTTTAACTGGTTTATTTACATGTATTGGGATTCTTGCTTCACTGCAACATCGGAGTCGTACAGGGGAAGGCCAGGAAATTGATATTTCTTTGTTTGACTCACAACTAGCTGCTTTAGTAAATGTAGCTAGTAATTATTTATGCAGTGGAATTGTACCTGAACGAATGGGAAATCATCATCCTAATATCGTTCCATATCAAGTTTTTACGGCGAGTGATGGGGAACTTGTCATAGCAGTTGGTAATGATGAACAATTTAAACGATTTGCGCTATTAATCGATGAGCCAACTTTATTGAACGAAACATTTAAAACAAATACTAGTCGACTACAGCATAGAAAACTTATAGAGCAATTAATTCAAAACAAGTTAAAAACGAAAACTAAAAATGAATGGAAAGAATTATTAGATCAAAATGGAATCCCGAATGGACCAATCAATAATGTGAGTGAAGCCCTACAGTCTGAACAAGCTAAGTCGAGAGATATGGTGTTGGATGTAAACCACCCATATATTAAAGATTTAAAACTAGTCGGATCACCATTAAAATTATCAAAAACACCAGTTGAAGTATTAAGACACCCACCCCTGCACGGCGAACATACTGATGAAATAATGAGTAAGCTAGGTTATTCCCGAATTGAAATAGAAGAAATGAAATTAAATAAAACAATTTGA
- a CDS encoding NAD-dependent succinate-semialdehyde dehydrogenase, giving the protein MYIDGAWIGTDHEYYTKVTNPATGAVVGAIPTGGTYEAKLAVDAAHKAFKTWSKKTAEERYHLLMNWYRLIDEKKEEIARLMTIEQGKPVKEALGETVYANGFISWYAEEGKRIYGETIPASQPNKRILIRKEPVGVVAAITPWNFPAAMITRKVAPALAAGCTTVIKPATQTPLTALKLAELAHEAGIPKGVINVVTGKSSEIGDVWLKDPRVTKITFTGSTEVGKTLMKGAAENVKKVSLELGGNAPFIVMDDADLSKAAVGLVQSKFRNAGQTCICTNRIYVQESVAEKFTDLFTKELEKLKVGNGLEEGVDVGPLIDHSALEKVKTLVEDATKNGGKIVFSGNKPKEENGYYYAPTILTGITDEMACMKEEIFGPLAPISTFKTEEEVIERANNSNYGLAAYVYTENLSRSFRITEALEYGIIGLNDALPSAVQVPFGGYKESGLGREGGHFGIEEFLEVKYISIGLDI; this is encoded by the coding sequence ATGTATATAGACGGTGCATGGATTGGGACTGATCATGAATATTATACAAAGGTTACAAATCCTGCAACTGGAGCGGTTGTAGGTGCAATTCCAACAGGTGGTACATATGAAGCAAAATTAGCTGTTGATGCTGCTCATAAAGCCTTCAAAACTTGGTCAAAAAAGACTGCAGAAGAAAGATATCATTTATTAATGAATTGGTATCGACTGATTGACGAAAAGAAAGAAGAAATTGCTAGATTAATGACAATTGAGCAAGGGAAACCAGTAAAAGAAGCGCTAGGTGAGACTGTTTATGCAAATGGCTTTATTTCTTGGTATGCAGAAGAAGGTAAACGCATATACGGAGAAACAATTCCTGCATCACAGCCTAATAAGCGAATTCTTATTAGAAAAGAACCTGTAGGTGTTGTAGCAGCAATTACACCATGGAATTTTCCAGCAGCAATGATTACTAGAAAAGTTGCGCCTGCTCTTGCAGCTGGTTGTACGACGGTTATTAAACCAGCAACACAAACACCTTTAACAGCATTAAAGCTGGCAGAGCTTGCTCATGAAGCAGGAATTCCAAAAGGTGTAATTAATGTTGTTACTGGTAAATCGTCTGAAATTGGTGACGTATGGTTAAAAGATCCTAGAGTAACGAAAATTACATTTACTGGTTCTACTGAAGTTGGTAAAACGCTAATGAAGGGTGCAGCAGAAAATGTCAAAAAGGTTTCTCTTGAACTTGGAGGAAACGCGCCATTTATCGTCATGGATGATGCCGATTTATCAAAGGCAGCAGTTGGTTTAGTTCAGTCAAAATTCCGAAATGCTGGCCAAACTTGTATTTGTACAAATCGTATTTACGTACAAGAAAGTGTAGCAGAAAAGTTTACAGACCTATTTACAAAAGAATTGGAAAAATTAAAAGTTGGTAATGGTTTAGAAGAAGGAGTTGATGTTGGTCCTCTAATTGATCATTCAGCTTTAGAAAAGGTAAAAACATTAGTCGAGGATGCTACTAAAAATGGTGGGAAAATAGTATTCAGCGGTAATAAACCAAAAGAAGAAAATGGATATTATTATGCACCAACAATTTTAACTGGAATTACAGATGAAATGGCATGTATGAAGGAAGAAATTTTTGGACCTCTAGCACCGATTTCTACTTTTAAAACGGAAGAGGAGGTAATCGAAAGAGCAAATAATTCAAATTATGGTCTAGCTGCATATGTGTATACAGAGAATTTAAGTCGTTCATTCCGTATTACAGAAGCACTTGAATACGGAATTATTGGTTTAAATGATGCTTTACCTTCAGCTGTTCAAGTTCCATTTGGTGGTTATAAAGAGAGCGGTCTAGGAAGAGAAGGCGGTCACTTCGGAATTGAGGAATTTTTAGAAGTTAAATATATCTCAATAGGGTTAGACATTTAA
- a CDS encoding aldehyde dehydrogenase family protein, which produces MVDVQFKTIDLKMFINGEWKDSSNHEKRPVINPATGEIIAYAPEGTIEDAKEAIDVARKAFNDGRWSDLSAQERATYLFKIADKIEEYQEELTKLETLDNGKTNREAGYDVADAAACFRYYAGLITKPDGFTYHVADPMQAMVVREPIGVCGLIVPWNYPLLMSVWKIAPALAAGNSIVFKPSEVTPVTPKKLFEIFEEVGLPHGVANMVMGAGPVVGNEITANPDVDMVSFTGGTKTGKHIMKTAADTMKKVSLELGGKSPNIIFADADFETAVDYALFGIYAGSGQVCSSGSRILVEESIYDRFVDRFVERAKKIKVGPGNVAENEMGPLVSKEHLEKVLSYIQIGKDEGARVACGGNRIEKDGLEKGYFVEPTVFVDVEQNMRIVQEEIFGPVVCIQKFKTEEEAIKLGNGTVYGLAGAVFSKDGAKALRVIKKLRSGITWINAYHPTYNEAPWGGYKQSGVGRSLGTFGLEEFQEIKQININLQVEPIGWFAE; this is translated from the coding sequence ATGGTCGATGTTCAATTCAAAACAATTGATTTAAAGATGTTTATAAATGGTGAATGGAAAGATTCTAGCAATCATGAGAAACGCCCTGTTATTAACCCAGCAACTGGAGAAATCATCGCTTATGCACCAGAAGGAACGATTGAAGATGCGAAAGAAGCAATTGATGTTGCTCGTAAAGCATTCAATGATGGAAGATGGTCTGATTTATCTGCTCAAGAAAGAGCAACTTACTTATTTAAAATAGCGGACAAAATAGAAGAGTACCAAGAGGAACTAACAAAGCTTGAAACATTAGATAATGGGAAAACGAATCGTGAAGCGGGCTATGATGTGGCTGATGCAGCAGCATGCTTCCGTTATTATGCAGGTTTGATTACGAAGCCAGACGGATTTACTTATCATGTAGCAGATCCAATGCAAGCTATGGTTGTACGTGAACCAATCGGAGTTTGTGGATTGATTGTTCCTTGGAACTACCCATTATTAATGAGTGTTTGGAAGATTGCTCCGGCATTAGCGGCAGGTAATTCGATTGTTTTCAAACCTTCAGAAGTAACACCAGTAACCCCTAAGAAATTATTTGAGATTTTTGAAGAGGTTGGTTTGCCACATGGTGTAGCAAATATGGTGATGGGTGCAGGACCAGTGGTTGGAAATGAAATCACTGCCAATCCTGATGTAGACATGGTTTCATTCACGGGTGGAACAAAAACAGGTAAACATATCATGAAAACAGCTGCTGATACGATGAAAAAAGTGTCACTAGAGCTTGGTGGGAAATCTCCGAATATCATTTTTGCTGATGCAGACTTTGAAACGGCAGTAGATTATGCGCTATTTGGAATTTATGCAGGTTCGGGTCAGGTTTGTTCATCGGGTTCAAGGATTTTAGTTGAAGAATCGATTTATGATCGCTTCGTTGATCGATTTGTAGAGCGTGCTAAAAAAATTAAAGTAGGTCCTGGAAATGTAGCAGAAAATGAAATGGGCCCACTTGTTAGTAAAGAGCATTTAGAAAAAGTTTTAAGCTATATACAAATTGGTAAAGATGAAGGCGCAAGAGTTGCTTGCGGCGGAAATCGTATCGAAAAAGATGGGTTAGAAAAGGGATACTTTGTTGAACCGACTGTATTTGTAGATGTTGAACAAAATATGCGAATCGTTCAAGAAGAAATTTTTGGCCCTGTAGTATGTATTCAAAAGTTTAAAACTGAAGAGGAAGCAATAAAACTAGGAAACGGGACCGTTTATGGTTTAGCAGGTGCAGTATTTAGTAAAGATGGAGCGAAAGCTTTAAGAGTTATTAAAAAGCTACGATCAGGGATTACTTGGATCAATGCCTACCATCCAACTTATAATGAAGCGCCTTGGGGTGGATACAAACAAAGTGGTGTTGGTCGAAGCCTAGGTACATTTGGGTTAGAAGAATTCCAAGAGATTAAGCAAATTAACATTAATTTACAAGTTGAACCAATTGGCTGGTTTGCAGAATAA
- a CDS encoding butyryl-CoA dehydrogenase gives MDFSLSEEQVSVRKVVRSFVDREIIPFIKEWDEKGHFEVNILKRLADLQLMGVCIPEQYGGVGMDYNTLAIVCEELERGDTAFRTAVSVHTGLNSMTLLQWGTEEQKKKYLVPQAQGNKIGAFGLTEPNAGSDVVAMTTTAVKDGDSYILNGSKTWISLCDVADHFLIFAKTNHDLKHHGISCFIVERTFEGVSTKAIKGKMGIRAGNTGEVFLDDVRVPAENLLGFEGEGFKIAMSALDNGRFTVAAGACGLIQASLEASVKYCHERKTFGKEIGKHQLVQQMIAKMSSNLEISRLLVYKAGWLKNNGKRNTRETSLAKWISCNAANEAANDAVQIHGAYGFSNEFPVERYLRNSKAPVIYEGTREIHTIMQAEYDLGYREDKVLRKMLPSWPFEEVSVEVVKS, from the coding sequence ATGGATTTTTCATTATCAGAAGAACAAGTTAGTGTAAGGAAAGTAGTCAGGTCATTTGTAGACCGAGAAATTATCCCTTTTATTAAAGAATGGGATGAAAAAGGACATTTTGAAGTAAATATTTTAAAGCGACTAGCTGATTTACAATTAATGGGTGTATGTATTCCAGAACAATATGGTGGAGTAGGGATGGATTATAATACATTAGCGATTGTATGTGAGGAATTAGAAAGAGGGGACACAGCATTTAGAACGGCAGTCTCAGTGCATACAGGATTAAACAGCATGACTTTATTACAATGGGGTACTGAAGAACAAAAGAAAAAATACTTAGTACCTCAAGCCCAAGGGAATAAAATTGGAGCATTTGGATTAACTGAACCGAATGCAGGCTCAGATGTGGTCGCAATGACAACGACTGCTGTAAAAGACGGAGATAGCTATATTTTAAACGGGTCTAAAACATGGATCTCATTATGTGATGTTGCTGACCATTTCTTAATTTTTGCTAAAACAAACCATGACTTAAAGCATCACGGAATATCTTGTTTTATTGTAGAGCGTACATTTGAAGGCGTTTCCACAAAAGCAATTAAAGGAAAAATGGGTATTAGAGCTGGGAATACAGGCGAAGTATTTTTAGATGATGTAAGAGTACCTGCTGAAAACCTTTTAGGCTTTGAAGGTGAAGGCTTTAAAATTGCCATGTCAGCACTAGATAACGGTCGATTTACAGTAGCTGCTGGTGCTTGCGGCTTAATTCAAGCATCTCTTGAAGCGAGTGTAAAATACTGCCACGAACGTAAAACATTCGGCAAAGAAATCGGAAAGCACCAACTAGTACAACAAATGATTGCAAAAATGTCATCAAATTTAGAAATCTCTAGATTATTAGTATACAAAGCAGGTTGGTTAAAAAATAACGGTAAACGAAATACAAGAGAAACATCACTAGCAAAATGGATTTCATGTAATGCCGCAAATGAAGCAGCAAACGATGCAGTACAAATCCATGGAGCATATGGATTCTCAAACGAATTCCCTGTAGAGCGCTACTTAAGAAACTCAAAAGCACCTGTAATTTATGAAGGTACTCGTGAAATTCACACAATTATGCAAGCTGAATACGACCTTGGCTATAGAGAGGATAAAGTTTTAAGAAAAATGCTTCCATCATGGCCATTTGAAGAAGTTTCAGTGGAAGTAGTGAAGTCTTAA
- a CDS encoding putrescine aminotransferase, whose product MSINLKNELKSEEKNVTEYINKVLSLIEKETVTEEDAAWITKETVDGFREHVNPGFLAYRKTVTEGGQFASVEWSDSGSCFKDVNGKEYIDCLGGFGIYNVGHRHPKVIKAVTDQLKRQALHSQDLLDPLRAMLAKILADITPGDLKYSFFTNSGTESVEAALKLAKMYSERSTFISTTRAFHGKSLGSLSGTAKGMFRKPFLPLIPGFRHVPFGDIDMMRKTFETCALVGEDVAAVILEPIQGEGGIILPPPNYLKEVRELCDEYGSLLIFDEVQTGMGRTGKMFAADLYEVVPDIICLAKAFGGGVMPAGAVVAKEEVFKSWFPNPFMHTTTFGGNPLACAAAIATISVLLEEKLPERAEVVGAYFLDQLKEAAKGHEDKVLEIRGQGLMIGIEFHQDEIGYEVSKGMFDKGILVAGTLINSKTIRIEPSLKISYEEVDTVVSAFKEILATIQA is encoded by the coding sequence ATGAGTATCAATTTAAAAAACGAATTAAAAAGTGAAGAAAAAAATGTAACTGAGTACATTAATAAAGTTTTAAGTTTAATAGAAAAAGAGACTGTTACAGAAGAAGATGCTGCGTGGATCACAAAAGAAACAGTTGATGGATTTAGAGAACATGTAAACCCAGGTTTCCTTGCTTACCGTAAAACAGTTACTGAAGGCGGTCAATTTGCTTCTGTTGAGTGGTCTGATAGCGGTTCATGCTTTAAAGATGTAAATGGAAAAGAATATATTGACTGTTTAGGCGGATTCGGAATTTATAATGTTGGACACCGTCATCCAAAAGTTATCAAAGCTGTTACAGATCAGTTAAAAAGACAGGCACTTCATAGCCAAGATTTATTAGATCCATTACGTGCAATGCTTGCAAAAATTTTAGCTGATATTACACCTGGAGATTTAAAATATTCATTCTTTACAAATAGTGGGACTGAAAGTGTGGAAGCAGCATTAAAGCTAGCAAAAATGTATAGTGAGCGCAGTACATTTATTTCAACTACACGTGCATTCCATGGTAAAAGCTTAGGTTCTTTATCAGGTACTGCAAAAGGAATGTTCCGTAAACCATTTTTACCGCTAATTCCTGGATTCCGTCATGTTCCATTTGGTGACATTGACATGATGAGAAAAACATTTGAAACATGTGCATTAGTTGGTGAGGATGTTGCAGCAGTAATTCTTGAGCCAATTCAAGGTGAAGGCGGAATTATTCTTCCTCCTCCAAACTACTTAAAAGAAGTTCGTGAGTTATGTGATGAGTACGGTTCTCTATTAATTTTTGATGAAGTACAAACAGGTATGGGTCGTACAGGTAAAATGTTTGCTGCTGATTTATATGAAGTAGTACCAGATATTATCTGTCTTGCTAAAGCATTTGGTGGAGGAGTTATGCCAGCTGGTGCAGTAGTAGCAAAAGAAGAAGTGTTCAAAAGCTGGTTCCCAAATCCATTTATGCATACAACAACATTTGGTGGAAATCCATTAGCATGTGCTGCTGCTATTGCTACAATCAGCGTATTACTTGAAGAAAAATTACCTGAAAGAGCAGAAGTAGTTGGAGCATATTTCTTAGATCAATTAAAAGAAGCTGCAAAAGGACATGAAGACAAAGTTTTAGAAATTCGTGGTCAAGGTTTAATGATCGGAATCGAGTTCCATCAAGATGAAATCGGCTATGAAGTTTCTAAAGGAATGTTTGATAAAGGAATCCTAGTTGCTGGTACGTTAATTAACTCAAAAACAATTCGTATCGAGCCTTCACTAAAAATTAGCTATGAAGAGGTTGATACTGTAGTAAGTGCATTTAAAGAAATTTTAGCTACTATTCAAGCTTAA
- a CDS encoding helix-turn-helix transcriptional regulator → MLNRLEEIRKQRGIKQEELATALEVSRQTIGSLENGRYNPSILLAFKIARFFGMSIEEIFIYEED, encoded by the coding sequence TTGCTCAACCGTTTAGAAGAAATCCGTAAGCAACGCGGAATTAAACAAGAAGAATTAGCAACAGCTCTTGAAGTGTCAAGGCAAACGATCGGTTCACTGGAAAACGGACGTTATAACCCTTCTATCCTTTTAGCGTTCAAAATTGCTCGTTTTTTCGGTATGAGTATTGAAGAAATCTTTATTTATGAGGAGGATTAA